The following coding sequences are from one Candidatus Dependentiae bacterium window:
- a CDS encoding ankyrin repeat domain-containing protein has translation MKSLLVFLRVILFPFVFLSLSGALLGCCSSVDERAEAKKALTKMVIRKDVEAIKIFFKDLAGSKDGKESVETVLHYATRNGYMDLIRPLIDLGFDIEAKDEVGYTPAHHAASYYGRYNVLEALLRAGANPNACNKNNATPLHRASIAGKTKEIELLLVYHAKIEACDASQNTPLHYAAHNDSNAYSAIILLSNHGANPNARSNDLDTPLHGAVKFGGAKAVSACIEAKTDINAKNSKGETPLYCAAKNGNIKLVELLIAAGAKKPDPETNLLDLPVKTRGLLRRY, from the coding sequence ATGAAAAGTTTATTGGTGTTCTTGAGAGTAATTTTATTTCCATTTGTTTTTCTCTCTTTAAGCGGTGCATTGTTAGGCTGTTGCAGTTCCGTTGATGAAAGAGCAGAAGCAAAAAAGGCGTTGACAAAGATGGTAATTCGTAAGGATGTCGAGGCTATTAAGATTTTTTTTAAAGACCTGGCAGGCTCTAAAGACGGTAAAGAGTCTGTCGAAACAGTGCTGCACTATGCAACAAGAAATGGATACATGGACTTAATAAGGCCATTAATTGATTTAGGATTTGATATAGAAGCTAAAGATGAGGTTGGTTACACACCTGCACACCACGCAGCATCGTATTACGGTAGATATAATGTACTGGAAGCTCTTTTAAGGGCTGGGGCGAATCCAAATGCATGCAATAAAAATAATGCTACGCCATTGCATCGTGCATCTATAGCTGGAAAAACGAAAGAAATCGAGCTTTTGCTTGTGTATCATGCCAAAATAGAAGCTTGTGATGCAAGTCAAAACACTCCGTTGCATTATGCAGCACATAATGATAGTAATGCTTATTCGGCAATAATTTTATTATCTAATCATGGAGCTAATCCGAATGCTAGATCTAATGATTTAGATACGCCACTTCATGGAGCTGTTAAATTCGGAGGAGCGAAAGCAGTATCTGCTTGCATCGAAGCGAAGACAGATATAAACGCTAAGAATTCTAAGGGCGAAACACCGCTTTATTGCGCCGCTAAAAATGGAAATATTAAGCTTGTTGAATTACTAATTGCTGCTGGGGCCAAAAAGCCTGATCCTGAAACAAATCTTTTGGATCTTCCTGTAAAGACAAGAGGCTTACTGCGGCGATATTAA